A genomic segment from Gadus morhua chromosome 4, gadMor3.0, whole genome shotgun sequence encodes:
- the ical1 gene encoding islet cell autoantigen 1-like isoform X2, protein MMEGLASDMLDSSVVARMQKKFWKTKQVLIKATGKKEDEYVVASDADLDAKLEFFRSVQSTCTQLLKVIQRYQHRISSLSQEENELGLFLRFQGEHDHTRAGNMMNATSQALCTSAKKRLALGPPLQRLQQEVETFRRRAIADTLLTVERMERSRTEYRGALLWMKDASQELDPDTYKQLEKFRKIQSQVRGTKGQFDKLKNDVCQKVDMLGASRCNMLSHSLCTYQTTLLQFWEKTAHTMSSIHQDFQGHVSYQFTTLKALRDPLEQLTEKEEKEERDNVRKEKKRPPQDLDDDLLSLDAILAPDSVSDYGDLLGGGPSLPISSSLPGQREEEEEDARQRGDMDFLKDLLSPGPGGGADEFSREWQDAFGSFDSPSLSHAPNMSVGGAAAATPGSAGGAAPFVSGPAQSPQSQGFLPSQLLDHSLGSTGWSTPPMFQAPPLQPPPLSGLEQTPPPAPSSAPSGGSKDMSAWFNLFADLDPLSNPDAIGRSEDELLKA, encoded by the exons ATGATGGAGGG GTTGGCCAGTGACATGCTGGACAGCTCGGTGGTGGCGCGCATGCAGAAGAAGTTCTGGAAGACCAAGCAGGTGCTCATCAAGGCCACGGGCAAGAAGGAGGACGAGTACGTGGTGGCCTCGGACGCAGACCTGGACGCCAAGCTGGAG TTCTTCCGCTCGGTCCAGTCCACCTGCACACAGCTCCTCAAGGTGATCCAGCGCTACCAGCACCGCATCTCCA GCCTGTCCCAGGAGGAGAACGAGCTGGGTCTGTTCCTGAGGTTCCAGGGGGAACACGACCACACCAGGGCGGGCAACATGATGAACGCCACCAGCCAGGCCCTGTGCACCTCCGCCAAGAAGAG gCTGGCCCTGGGCCCTCCCCTCCAGCGGctgcagcaggaggtggagacgttccggCGGCGGGCCATCGCCGACACCCTGCTGACGGTGGAGCGCATGGAGCGCTCGCGCACCGAGTACCGCGGCGCCCTCCTCTGGATGAAGGACGCCTCGCAGGAGCTCGACCCCGACACCTACAAGCAGCTGGAGAAGTTCCGGAAg atccAGTCCCAGGTGCGCGGCACTAAGGGCCAGTTTGACAAGCTGAAGAACGATGTGTGTCAGAAGGTGGACATGCTGGGGGCCAGCCGCTGCAACATGCTGTCCCACTCCCTCTGCAcctaccag ACCACCCTGCTCCAGTTCTGGGAGAAGACGGCCCACACCATGTCCTCCATCCACCAGGACTTCCAGGGCCACGTCTCCTACCAGTTCACCACCCTCAAG GCTCTCAGGGACCCTCTGGAGCAGCtcacggagaaggaggagaaggaggagagggacaacgtgagaaaggagaagaaaagGCCTCCGCAGGACCTCGATGACGA CCTGTTGTCCCTGGATGCCATCCTGGCCCCGGACAGCGTGTCAGACTACG GTGATCTGCTGGGGGGCGGCCCGTCCCTCCCAATATCCTCCTCGTTGCCGGGgcaacgggaggaggaggaggaggatgcgaGGCAGCGGGGAGACATGGACTTCCTGAAGGACCTGCTCAGCCCcgggccggggggcggggccgacgAGTTCAGCCGTGAGTGGCAGGACGCCTTCGGCTCCTTCGACTCCCCCAGCCTAAGCCACGCCCCCAACATGAGCGTTGgcggggccgccgccgccacccccgGTTCGGCGGGCGGGGCCGCCCCCTTCGTGTCGGGGCCCGCCCAGAGCCCCCAGAGTCAAGGCTTCCTGCCCTCCCAGCTGCTGGACCACAGCCTGGGGTCGACAG GCTGGTCGACTCCGCCCATGTTCCAAGCTCCGCCCCTtcagccccctcctctctctggccTGGAGCAGACTCCTCCACCCGCCCCCAGCTCAGCTCCCAGCG GCGGTTCTAAGGACATGTCCGCCTGGTTCAACCTCTTCGCGGACCTGGACCCCCTCTCCAACCCGGACGCTATCGGGCGGTCCGAGGACGAGCTACTCAAGGCCTGA
- the LOC115541827 gene encoding protein FAM117B isoform X2: MRDQATQTPRAWADERRRGSHKRSASCGSTDQLKEIAKLRQQLQRSKRSSRHRRDKERKSPFNGGHGIIQSQSSAPRFRNSVEGLNQEIERMLIRDTPDKEEVIVPQDVPDGHRAPPPLPPRRSSSTRSIDTQTPSGGGLSGNHSNCSSRPDSISPSYLTILSGGGSPYEEKELGPCSPLPKYAASPRPNNSYMFKREPPEGCEKVKVIEDTISKPLHDIPQYLCPDRNKVNFIPNSGSAFCLVSILKPLRPAAELGFRSAVGLRSHSPSLVPLGGLRSHSPSLSLARSSAPTLVEEPESF, encoded by the exons ATGAGGGACCAGGCCAcgcag acCCCCAGGGCCTGGGCAGATgagaggaggcggggctctCACAAGCGCTCAGCGTCCTGCGGGAGCACCGACCAGCTGAAGGAG aTCGCTAAGTTGCGGCAGCAGCTCCAGCGCAGCAAACGCAGCAGCCGCCATCGAAGAGACAAGGAGCGCAAGTCTCCGTTCAATGGTGGCCACGGCATCATCCAATCACAG TCCTCAGCTCCGCGCTTCCGGAACAGCGTGGAAGGCCTCAACCAGGAGATCGAACGCATGCTCATCCGCGACACGCCCGACAAGGAGGAAGTCATCGTT cccCAGGACGTGCCAGACGGGCACCGGGcgccccccccactgcccccccgccgcagcagcagcacgcgCAGCATCGACACCCAGACGCCCTCGGGGGGAGGCCTGagcggtaaccatagcaactgCAGCAGCCGGCCCGACTCGATCTCGCCCTCCTACCTCACCATCCTCAGTGGGGGGGGCAGCCCGTACGAGGAGAAAG AGCTGGGTCCCTGCTCGCCGCTGCCCAAGTACGCAGCGTCCCCGCGGCCCAACAACAGCTACATGTTCAAGCGGGAGCCGCCGGAGGGCTGCGAGAAGGTCAAGGTGATCGAGGACACCAT ATCCAAGCCACTCCACGACATCCCGCAGTACCTGTGTCCCGACCGCAACAAGGTCAACTTCATCCCCAACAGCGGCTCCGCCTTCTGCCTGGTCAGCATCCTTAAGCCCCTGCGGCCCGCGGCCGAGCTGGGCTTCCGGTCGGCGGTGGGCCTGCGCAGCCACTCGCCCTCCCTGGTGCCACTAGGGGGCCTGCGGagccactccccctccctgagCCTGGCGCGGAGCTCCGCCCCCACCCTGGTGGAGGAGCCCGAGAGCTTTTGA
- the ical1 gene encoding islet cell autoantigen 1-like isoform X1, giving the protein MMEGLASDMLDSSVVARMQKKFWKTKQVLIKATGKKEDEYVVASDADLDAKLEFFRSVQSTCTQLLKVIQRYQHRISSLSQEENELGLFLRFQGEHDHTRAGNMMNATSQALCTSAKKRLALGPPLQRLQQEVETFRRRAIADTLLTVERMERSRTEYRGALLWMKDASQELDPDTYKQLEKFRKIQSQVRGTKGQFDKLKNDVCQKVDMLGASRCNMLSHSLCTYQTTLLQFWEKTAHTMSSIHQDFQGHVSYQFTTLKALRDPLEQLTEKEEKEERDNVRKEKKRPPQDLDDDLLSLDAILAPDSVSDYALCDLGEALSAAGRYDDGPVPSAGDLSLTRPYYQAGPGARDPARSPPPFQAPAQAEDLTASWEFGDFHSGDPPHAAGDLLGGGPSLPISSSLPGQREEEEEDARQRGDMDFLKDLLSPGPGGGADEFSREWQDAFGSFDSPSLSHAPNMSVGGAAAATPGSAGGAAPFVSGPAQSPQSQGFLPSQLLDHSLGSTGWSTPPMFQAPPLQPPPLSGLEQTPPPAPSSAPSGGSKDMSAWFNLFADLDPLSNPDAIGRSEDELLKA; this is encoded by the exons ATGATGGAGGG GTTGGCCAGTGACATGCTGGACAGCTCGGTGGTGGCGCGCATGCAGAAGAAGTTCTGGAAGACCAAGCAGGTGCTCATCAAGGCCACGGGCAAGAAGGAGGACGAGTACGTGGTGGCCTCGGACGCAGACCTGGACGCCAAGCTGGAG TTCTTCCGCTCGGTCCAGTCCACCTGCACACAGCTCCTCAAGGTGATCCAGCGCTACCAGCACCGCATCTCCA GCCTGTCCCAGGAGGAGAACGAGCTGGGTCTGTTCCTGAGGTTCCAGGGGGAACACGACCACACCAGGGCGGGCAACATGATGAACGCCACCAGCCAGGCCCTGTGCACCTCCGCCAAGAAGAG gCTGGCCCTGGGCCCTCCCCTCCAGCGGctgcagcaggaggtggagacgttccggCGGCGGGCCATCGCCGACACCCTGCTGACGGTGGAGCGCATGGAGCGCTCGCGCACCGAGTACCGCGGCGCCCTCCTCTGGATGAAGGACGCCTCGCAGGAGCTCGACCCCGACACCTACAAGCAGCTGGAGAAGTTCCGGAAg atccAGTCCCAGGTGCGCGGCACTAAGGGCCAGTTTGACAAGCTGAAGAACGATGTGTGTCAGAAGGTGGACATGCTGGGGGCCAGCCGCTGCAACATGCTGTCCCACTCCCTCTGCAcctaccag ACCACCCTGCTCCAGTTCTGGGAGAAGACGGCCCACACCATGTCCTCCATCCACCAGGACTTCCAGGGCCACGTCTCCTACCAGTTCACCACCCTCAAG GCTCTCAGGGACCCTCTGGAGCAGCtcacggagaaggaggagaaggaggagagggacaacgtgagaaaggagaagaaaagGCCTCCGCAGGACCTCGATGACGA CCTGTTGTCCCTGGATGCCATCCTGGCCCCGGACAGCGTGTCAGACTACG CCCTGTGCGACCTCGGGGAGGCGCTCAGTGCGGCGGGCCGCTACGACGACGGCCCCGTTCCCTCGGCCGGCGACCTCTCCCTGACCCGCCCCTATTACCAggccggccccggggcccgggacCCCGCCCGCTCCCCACCGCCCTTCCAGGCCCCGGCCCAGGCTGAAGATCTGACCGCTTCCTGGGAGTTTGGAGACTTCCACTCGGGCGACCCGCCACACGCGGCCG GTGATCTGCTGGGGGGCGGCCCGTCCCTCCCAATATCCTCCTCGTTGCCGGGgcaacgggaggaggaggaggaggatgcgaGGCAGCGGGGAGACATGGACTTCCTGAAGGACCTGCTCAGCCCcgggccggggggcggggccgacgAGTTCAGCCGTGAGTGGCAGGACGCCTTCGGCTCCTTCGACTCCCCCAGCCTAAGCCACGCCCCCAACATGAGCGTTGgcggggccgccgccgccacccccgGTTCGGCGGGCGGGGCCGCCCCCTTCGTGTCGGGGCCCGCCCAGAGCCCCCAGAGTCAAGGCTTCCTGCCCTCCCAGCTGCTGGACCACAGCCTGGGGTCGACAG GCTGGTCGACTCCGCCCATGTTCCAAGCTCCGCCCCTtcagccccctcctctctctggccTGGAGCAGACTCCTCCACCCGCCCCCAGCTCAGCTCCCAGCG GCGGTTCTAAGGACATGTCCGCCTGGTTCAACCTCTTCGCGGACCTGGACCCCCTCTCCAACCCGGACGCTATCGGGCGGTCCGAGGACGAGCTACTCAAGGCCTGA
- the LOC115541827 gene encoding protein FAM117B isoform X1: MRDQATQTPRAWADERRRGSHKRSASCGSTDQLKEIAKLRQQLQRSKRSSRHRRDKERKSPFNGGHGIIQSQSPLPKTILIPIPISKSSAPRFRNSVEGLNQEIERMLIRDTPDKEEVIVPQDVPDGHRAPPPLPPRRSSSTRSIDTQTPSGGGLSGNHSNCSSRPDSISPSYLTILSGGGSPYEEKELGPCSPLPKYAASPRPNNSYMFKREPPEGCEKVKVIEDTISKPLHDIPQYLCPDRNKVNFIPNSGSAFCLVSILKPLRPAAELGFRSAVGLRSHSPSLVPLGGLRSHSPSLSLARSSAPTLVEEPESF; the protein is encoded by the exons ATGAGGGACCAGGCCAcgcag acCCCCAGGGCCTGGGCAGATgagaggaggcggggctctCACAAGCGCTCAGCGTCCTGCGGGAGCACCGACCAGCTGAAGGAG aTCGCTAAGTTGCGGCAGCAGCTCCAGCGCAGCAAACGCAGCAGCCGCCATCGAAGAGACAAGGAGCGCAAGTCTCCGTTCAATGGTGGCCACGGCATCATCCAATCACAG TCGCCGTTGCCCAAAACCATCCTCATCCCCATCCCCATCTCAAAGTCCTCAGCTCCGCGCTTCCGGAACAGCGTGGAAGGCCTCAACCAGGAGATCGAACGCATGCTCATCCGCGACACGCCCGACAAGGAGGAAGTCATCGTT cccCAGGACGTGCCAGACGGGCACCGGGcgccccccccactgcccccccgccgcagcagcagcacgcgCAGCATCGACACCCAGACGCCCTCGGGGGGAGGCCTGagcggtaaccatagcaactgCAGCAGCCGGCCCGACTCGATCTCGCCCTCCTACCTCACCATCCTCAGTGGGGGGGGCAGCCCGTACGAGGAGAAAG AGCTGGGTCCCTGCTCGCCGCTGCCCAAGTACGCAGCGTCCCCGCGGCCCAACAACAGCTACATGTTCAAGCGGGAGCCGCCGGAGGGCTGCGAGAAGGTCAAGGTGATCGAGGACACCAT ATCCAAGCCACTCCACGACATCCCGCAGTACCTGTGTCCCGACCGCAACAAGGTCAACTTCATCCCCAACAGCGGCTCCGCCTTCTGCCTGGTCAGCATCCTTAAGCCCCTGCGGCCCGCGGCCGAGCTGGGCTTCCGGTCGGCGGTGGGCCTGCGCAGCCACTCGCCCTCCCTGGTGCCACTAGGGGGCCTGCGGagccactccccctccctgagCCTGGCGCGGAGCTCCGCCCCCACCCTGGTGGAGGAGCCCGAGAGCTTTTGA